A stretch of the Zeugodacus cucurbitae isolate PBARC_wt_2022May chromosome 6, idZeuCucr1.2, whole genome shotgun sequence genome encodes the following:
- the LOC128922859 gene encoding tigger transposable element-derived protein 6-like yields MEPLSNVQTEFLPPNTTSVLQPLDKGIIKSFKTLYRKEVVVKLLESIEEKKDYSISIYDAMNIAQKAWTNVSKSTIKNWFLACGFVKDQNVVVIREDVFNIAEWARVPQNTETRVNFEDYIHVDDELVITGSLNDDEILGIENIDDENDETFEIPSVSTKVATASNENLRLLSWHQMLKTLFLMTL; encoded by the coding sequence ATGGAACCTTTGAGCAATGTGCAGACTGAATTTCTCCCACCTAACACCACTTCAGTTTTGCAACCACTCGACAAAGGCATAATCAAAAGTTTCAAAACATTGTACCGTAAAGAGGTTGTTGTTAAACTGCTTGAAAGCATCGAGGAAAAAAAGGATTATTCCATTTCGATTTATGATGCAATGAATATTGCTCAAAAAGCCTGGACAAATGTCAGTAAATCGACTATTAAAAACTGGTTTCTAGCTTGCGGTTTTGTTAAGGATCAAAATGTAGTCGTAATCAGGGAAGATGTATTCAACATAGCAGAGTGGGCTCGTGTTCCACAAAATACAGAAACACGTGTAAACTTTGAAGACTACATTCATGTTGATGATGAGTTGGTGATTACTGGAAGCCTCAATGATGATGAAATTCTGGGTATCGAAAACATCGACGATGAAAACGATGAAACATTTGAAATTCCCTCAGTTTCCACAAAGGTTGCGACagcttcaaatgaaaatttgcgTCTTCTTTCATGGCATCAAATGTTGAAGACACTATTTTTAATGACATTGTAA